One genomic region from Ammospiza caudacuta isolate bAmmCau1 chromosome 1, bAmmCau1.pri, whole genome shotgun sequence encodes:
- the TRIP13 gene encoding pachytene checkpoint protein 2 homolog isoform X1, with protein sequence MEDAAGDLKQALPNVCDSVQIHVEVHQKSSSVAKKEDIRMNVLKLLNRHNIVFGDYKWTEFDDPFLNNNVQSVAIVDTDLKLKDRQPIDLSTSSLSLHVFHLNEEGPTSENLEEENDDITAAHHWVLPAAEFHGLWESLIYDTEVKSNLLDYVTTTLLFSDKNVDSNLISWNRVVLLHGPPGTGKTSLCKALAQKLTIRLSYRYRYGQLIEINSHSLFSKWFSESGKLVTKMFQKIQELVDDRDALVFVLIDEVESLTAARSAFKAGTEPSDAIRVVNAVLTQIDQIKRYPNVVILTTSNITEKIDMAFVDRADIKQYIGPPSTAAIFRIYLSCLEELMKCQIIYPRQQLLTLRELEMIGFIENNVSRLSLVLKDISSTCLFYHRKSEGLGGRVLRKLPFLAHALYIQSPSVTMTTFLQALSLAVDKQFEEKKNLADCV encoded by the exons ATGGAAGACGCTGCTGGAGATTTGAAGCAAGCTCTCCCAAACGTGTGTGACAGCGTTCAGATCCATGTGGAAGTTCACCAGAAGTCGAGCAG TGTGGCCAAGAAAGAAGATATTAGGATGAATGTCTTAAAGCTGTTGAACAGACACAACATCGTATTTGGTGATTACAAGTGGACAGAATTTGACGACCCTTTCCTTAACAACAATGTGCAGTCTGTGGCAATTGTGGACACAGACCTGAAACTGAAGGACAGACAG CCTATTGACCTGAGCACAAGCAGTCTTTCTCTTCATGTTTTTCATCTGAATGAAGAAGGACCAACCTCGGAAAACCTGGAAGAAGAGAATGATGATATCACTGCAGCTCACCACTGGGTGCTACCAGCAG CTGAATTCCATGGTCTTTGGGAAAGTCTTATCTATGACACTGAAGTAAAATCAAAT TTACTCGATTATGTGACGACAACATTATTATTTTCTGACAAAAATGTTGACAGCAACCTGATATCATGGAACAGAGTTGTTTTGCTGCATG GCCCTCCTGGAACTGGGAAAACTTCTCTCTGTAAAGCATTGGCTCAGAAGCTGACAATTCGACTGTCGtacag GTATAGGTATGGACAGTTAATTGAGATAAACAGCCATAGCCTTTTCTCTAAATGGTTTTCTGAG AGCGGCAAACTTGTAACCAAGATGTTCCAGAAGATCCAAGAGTTAGTTGATGACAGAGATGCTCTTGTATTTGTACTGATTGATGAG GTGGAAAGCCTCACGGCAGCTCGCAGTGCCTTCAaggcaggcacagagccttCGGATGCTATTCGTGTGGTCAATGCTGTACTGACGCAAATAGACCAGATTAAAAG GTATCCCAATGTAGTTATCTTGACTACTTCAAATATTACAGAGAAAATTGACATGGCCTTTGTAGACAGGGCTGACATAAAACAATACATTGGACCTCCATCTACTGCAGCAATATTTAGAATATATCTTTCTTGCCTGGAAGAGCTGATGAAG TGTCAAATAATATATCCTCGACAGCAGCTTCTGACACTGAGAGAGCTTGAGATGATTGGCTTCATAGAAAATAATGTGTCAAGGTTAAGCCTTGTACTGAAAGATATCTCAAG CACTTGTCTGTTTTACCATAGAAAAAGTGAAGGTCTTGGTGGCCGGGTCCTGAGAAAGCTTCCTTTCCTAGCACATGCACTTTATATTCAA tcccccagtgtcacaatgacAACTTTTCTTCAGGCCCTTTCACTTGCAGTAGACAAacaatttgaagaaaaaaagaatcttgCAGACTGCGTGTGA
- the TRIP13 gene encoding pachytene checkpoint protein 2 homolog isoform X2 encodes MEDAAGDLKQALPNVCDSVQIHVEVHQKSSSVAKKEDIRMNVLKLLNRHNIVFGDYKWTEFDDPFLNNNVQSVAIVDTDLKLKDRQPIDLSTSSLSLHVFHLNEEGPTSENLEEENDDITAAHHWVLPAAEFHGLWESLIYDTEVKSNLLDYVTTTLLFSDKNVDSNLISWNRVVLLHGPPGTGKTSLCKALAQKLTIRLSYRYRYGQLIEINSHSLFSKWFSESGKLVTKMFQKIQELVDDRDALVFVLIDEVESLTAARSAFKAGTEPSDAIRVVNAVLTQIDQIKRYPNVVILTTSNITEKIDMAFVDRADIKQYIGPPSTAAIFRIYLSCLEELMKCQIIYPRQQLLTLRELEMIGFIENNVSRLSLVLKDISRKSEGLGGRVLRKLPFLAHALYIQSPSVTMTTFLQALSLAVDKQFEEKKNLADCV; translated from the exons ATGGAAGACGCTGCTGGAGATTTGAAGCAAGCTCTCCCAAACGTGTGTGACAGCGTTCAGATCCATGTGGAAGTTCACCAGAAGTCGAGCAG TGTGGCCAAGAAAGAAGATATTAGGATGAATGTCTTAAAGCTGTTGAACAGACACAACATCGTATTTGGTGATTACAAGTGGACAGAATTTGACGACCCTTTCCTTAACAACAATGTGCAGTCTGTGGCAATTGTGGACACAGACCTGAAACTGAAGGACAGACAG CCTATTGACCTGAGCACAAGCAGTCTTTCTCTTCATGTTTTTCATCTGAATGAAGAAGGACCAACCTCGGAAAACCTGGAAGAAGAGAATGATGATATCACTGCAGCTCACCACTGGGTGCTACCAGCAG CTGAATTCCATGGTCTTTGGGAAAGTCTTATCTATGACACTGAAGTAAAATCAAAT TTACTCGATTATGTGACGACAACATTATTATTTTCTGACAAAAATGTTGACAGCAACCTGATATCATGGAACAGAGTTGTTTTGCTGCATG GCCCTCCTGGAACTGGGAAAACTTCTCTCTGTAAAGCATTGGCTCAGAAGCTGACAATTCGACTGTCGtacag GTATAGGTATGGACAGTTAATTGAGATAAACAGCCATAGCCTTTTCTCTAAATGGTTTTCTGAG AGCGGCAAACTTGTAACCAAGATGTTCCAGAAGATCCAAGAGTTAGTTGATGACAGAGATGCTCTTGTATTTGTACTGATTGATGAG GTGGAAAGCCTCACGGCAGCTCGCAGTGCCTTCAaggcaggcacagagccttCGGATGCTATTCGTGTGGTCAATGCTGTACTGACGCAAATAGACCAGATTAAAAG GTATCCCAATGTAGTTATCTTGACTACTTCAAATATTACAGAGAAAATTGACATGGCCTTTGTAGACAGGGCTGACATAAAACAATACATTGGACCTCCATCTACTGCAGCAATATTTAGAATATATCTTTCTTGCCTGGAAGAGCTGATGAAG TGTCAAATAATATATCCTCGACAGCAGCTTCTGACACTGAGAGAGCTTGAGATGATTGGCTTCATAGAAAATAATGTGTCAAGGTTAAGCCTTGTACTGAAAGATATCTCAAG AAAAAGTGAAGGTCTTGGTGGCCGGGTCCTGAGAAAGCTTCCTTTCCTAGCACATGCACTTTATATTCAA tcccccagtgtcacaatgacAACTTTTCTTCAGGCCCTTTCACTTGCAGTAGACAAacaatttgaagaaaaaaagaatcttgCAGACTGCGTGTGA